TACTAACTTTTTGGTGGAGGCGGGTAGGTAGTtttgggcgcgcgcgccagccaggggggggggcggccagGACCTGGAACcgaagggagggagggagtggAGGCCCACAtggaagaaggcggcggcggcggaacaTCAGTCGACTGGCATGGAAGGCCTCAAGTCTTGACATGATACTAACGAACGAACTTGCCGACCGTGGGCGTGATGACAGCGACACCTGAACTCTCTGTAAGCTCATGTCGGCGACCGCGACATGCTTCCGAAGCAGATGAATCCTTTTGCACATAAACATAGCGGGAACTTGTCTTCGTTCATCCGCGGAGAAGCCCTCGCCTTCGTATTGGATTCATTCCTCCACAGTCGGTGACGCGACCCGCCATGATTGCTATGCATCTGATGTACAGTAGTAGTTCACACAAAGGAAAAAGATAGAAACAAACAGGTACAAGGCCCTGCAGTTTGCGCATCCCGGCAAGGATGGCACCatcgctcgccctcgtcctcctcgccccggGGATGCAGTGTCAGGAAGTGGTGACAATCCGCCCTGTACTGCCGTCTCGCGCCATGATGTGCACATCAACCCAGGAACTGtctattttttttttttgcgaCCCAGTCCTCCTCGTCTATCCAGCCAGAGTCTCTTATACGGAGTAATCGGCACTCGCAGAGCTCTCGGCTCTGTGGTCCCTCACTTTTGGCGACACGACCGCTTAGTGGTGGGCGGTCTCGCCGTGGTAGCCGACGAGCTTGAGGCGGCCAATCATCTCGCCAACGGTGAAGAAGCCGAGACACTCAGCCAGGATGACGCCGCCAGTGGCCAGCTGCGCGGTGCTGAGGCTGCGGACGGACTGGAGGAGGTTGGCGGGAGCCTGGAAGATGGTGCCAGTCTGGATGGAGCGCCACAGGTTCTGGTAGTAGGTCTGGAAGGTGGCCATGGAACTGATCGCGCGAGTTGTCAGTACATGATCCAAATGAACCTTTCGCAGTGAGCAAGGCGCTTACGGAGGGCTCATCTTCTGGCCCTGGAACACGAGCTTGCCGAGCTCCAGGCCGACCTTGGAGTAGTAGACGACGAAGGGGGTTTGCCCTGCACAAGAAACCTGTCAGCATGATCCATTGACCCTCAATGGACGCACAGCAGGCGCAATTCGAAGCGGCCGTCCAATCCTTGTGGAAGACGTACGCTCAACAAAGGCAATGGCCTTGCCAGTGCGCCCGCCGATGCGGCCCAGGGCGTTGGTGAcgcccttggccgcgccggcgatggcagGGCCGGCAGCGCTCGTCACGCGCGAGAGGCCCTGCTGAGCCTTACTGGCGGTGTCCTTGGCAGCCTCGGTGGCCTTGCTGGCGGCAGTGCTCTCGAAgcggcgcgaggccatccggagcgccggcgagcggagcatggggcgggcgagggtcGAGACAGCCATTGTGTCCGTCGAATTGGGCGCTGCACGGGGGGGATtgttcgtcggcggcagcggggggGAGATGCGGCGGTCGAGCGCTCCGACACGGATTGAGCTGGGCTCTGCGAtggaggatggtggtgcgAGTTGCGTGGACGGCGAACGATGTCGGCTCGGCTGGAGGACTGAGGGAGAAAAAAGCTCCGTGTCGGGAAGATTCGTGAGCGGAGTTGATCCGATATGGCGCTTAGCCTGTTTGGGACGGTGGCCAGGCACGCCGCTTTGCTTGTCGTTGCTCGTGAAGACaggcaggtacgtacctggtCGGTGTTCCCTCAACAGCAGCCACGATCTCAACGCAACTTGTCAGTTTTCACTCGAGCATTTACTACACTGAAAATTTGCACGATGGCGCTCCAGAGGCATCTTACGACGGGGAGTTGTGTTCGCCGCATCGATTCCTCTACGGCGCTCGACCATTGAGCACGAATTGTGCTCACCAGTCACCACCTACGATGCACCTTGTCATAGTCCCAGCGCACCAGCTCGTTGCCAGGAGCCAAAAGACTCAAATTTGTTCTCGTTGCCATGACCTTGGCCTTCATTATCTGGGCCGATATTCGTTACAATGCATGCCGTTTCATCCCATGTTCTTGACACCCTCCAACTAGTCGAGGCTCTGTATCTGAACCTTTATAGCACCGCTCTTGGGATCCGCCGACGTCTCAAATGCCTTGAGCGCATCCTCCAGCTTGAAGCGATGCGTGACGAGTCTCGCCAAATCAATGACGCCGCTCTCTACGAGCCGGATCGCCCGAGGCCAGGTGTTGCAGTACCGGTACTGCAGCTGAATATCGACCTCGCGGACGCTGGCGCGCATGAAGGGGATGTTGATCTCGTTCTTACCCacgccgatgatgaagacCTTGCCGCCAAACTTGGTGGCCCAGATGGCAGAGGCAATGCTGCTCTCGACGCCTGTACACTCCATTGTGATGGcaggctcgacgccgccaaaggaCTGGACaatggccttggccgagtCCTCGGCGGACATCTTTTCCACCTTGTGCGTGATGACGCGCGGGCAGAGCTCCTTTGCAAAGGCGAGACGGCTCTCTGAGATGTCCGTGACGACAATCGGGcacgcgccggccgcagcgcagcacagcaggGTTACCAGACCAATgggcccggcgccgcacACCAGGACAGGATCTCCGAGCTGGATGTTGGCTCGCTGCATCCCCGCGAGAGCCACGCTCAAGGGTTCGAGGAGCGAGCCGTTTTCGTACGACATGTTGCCAATTTTGTGACACCACACCGCAGGGTGGTTGACGTACCGCCGCAGCAGACCGGGTACCGGCGGCGTGGAGAGGAAGGCGACATTCTCGCAGCCGTTGTAGCGGCCCGTCAAGCAAGGTTCACAGGCGTTGCAAATGACGTTGGGCTCCACGGCTACCCGGTCGCCGACCTTGAGGTGCTTTACGGACGGATGCACGGCGATGACGTCGCCAGCAGATTCGTGGCCGAGGATGtggtcgccctcgacgatcATGGGGCCGATGCAGCCTGCATGCCAAAAATGAACGTCGGAGCTTGAGGCTCTGTTAGCACACGCGCTCTCTTTTGCGGAGGCAGATGCAACGAAATCGATGATGGACTCACCCGCAGATGCCGGTACTGCGAATCGCAACGGTAACCTCGCCGGGTTTCAGGTCGGCGCCAGATTTGACGCTCTCCGCGGTAGGCTCGGCGGCATTGATCCACAGGTCATGCTTGGGATTGGTGTAGACGCCAATGTTGGGCTTCAGGGACAAGGCGACACCGGCGCCGTTGGAGTTGTCGGCGGAGGCACCGTCCGTCGCTGATGGcggcatgacgacggcgagatgTGTGAGGGGTGTGCGTCTTGAGTGGTCGACGGATCTAGCGGGGGTTTCTGCGTCTCTGACACCAGCAGGATGGATTTATTGCCTTGTCAACGGCAGTGGGAACGAGCTGCTGACGACGGGACGGAACGCGACAAGGCGGTATGACGAGCGAGCTTCTCCAGGACGGTGAGAGGTCCTGGAGAGTCGGGCTCTATATAAACAAACGGGGAGCTTCAGCGGCAGAGGTCGAATGTGACCCTCACTCAACCTCTGCAACAAGTCAATCCCCCGCGTCCAACGCAGAGAGAGGCTTCGGGGCAGTGTGGGGTTGGGCGGGACTAGAAACTACGGGCCTAAATTCGGTGGACCTGAGCCCGAGCATTGTCGACTCAAATCCGGTTCTTCTGCCGCGCCAATCACGGCGAACTCGCCGACGTTGACACCCtctgcccgtccgtcgccctccctcccagcAGCCGGTCACGCGGACGGAGCTGTCCCGCACGAGTGCGCGAGCCAAACTGCATGATTCCGAagcgccgccgagaccctgcatcggcggcgacgaaatGCCAAGCGCACgaacagggcagggcagagcaggTCAGGGCTGAagcag
This region of Purpureocillium takamizusanense chromosome 9, complete sequence genomic DNA includes:
- the ATP20 gene encoding ATP synthase subunit G atp20 (EggNog:ENOG503P5ST~COG:C), producing MAVSTLARPMLRSPALRMASRRFESTAASKATEAAKDTASKAQQGLSRVTSAAGPAIAGAAKGVTNALGRIGGRTGKAIAFVERQTPFVVYYSKVGLELGKLVFQGQKMSPPSMATFQTYYQNLWRSIQTGTIFQAPANLLQSVRSLSTAQLATGGVILAECLGFFTVGEMIGRLKLVGYHGETAHH
- the lad1 gene encoding L-iditol 2-dehydrogenase (COG:Q~EggNog:ENOG503NUZ0); amino-acid sequence: MPPSATDGASADNSNGAGVALSLKPNIGVYTNPKHDLWINAAEPTAESVKSGADLKPGEVTVAIRSTGICGSDVHFWHAGCIGPMIVEGDHILGHESAGDVIAVHPSVKHLKVGDRVAVEPNVICNACEPCLTGRYNGCENVAFLSTPPVPGLLRRYVNHPAVWCHKIGNMSYENGSLLEPLSVALAGMQRANIQLGDPVLVCGAGPIGLVTLLCCAAAGACPIVVTDISESRLAFAKELCPRVITHKVEKMSAEDSAKAIVQSFGGVEPAITMECTGVESSIASAIWATKFGGKVFIIGVGKNEINIPFMRASVREVDIQLQYRYCNTWPRAIRLVESGVIDLARLVTHRFKLEDALKAFETSADPKSGAIKVQIQSLD